The Oncorhynchus masou masou isolate Uvic2021 chromosome 31, UVic_Omas_1.1, whole genome shotgun sequence genome includes a region encoding these proteins:
- the LOC135524008 gene encoding male-specific lethal 1-like 1 isoform X2 — protein MTMRSTLFANAGFKLDTERIDFDKSQVGNANVVNSITIKRETCDFVIDVHDVHGDIHNTGGENLSKTKIIDQKYIIRAPVVAAQNKAGGALVQGDNWESTGVPSSSVRQMGGEGIPMKGKHFLSDGMDNKELVSNNNSKDAGTDESTRGVSPGGVVNTASIEFSTEGKWRNIRKTPANPHTQATCLRQILLLQLDLIEQQQQQLQSKDKEIDELKADKETLLARIERMERRLQLTRKDPRDKRLFQPLEPWTPDKEDLWDLEVCDSPQTPTPRTIPFSRGGKGLKRKFCFLDSKIQKSRGGKGSKFTSPKSECGAGSPYQRELRSKETPEKMGFGRSPVERDTLYPSKEDPERTDQMEELPFMSTTEMYLCRWHQPPPSPQREPSPSPKKEEVVAIPSWKENSMEPLDEEAASDIPEMLDDSVFLKRHAKLELDEKRRKRWDIQRIREQRMFQRLQQRMNKKKGIQESEPEVSSFYPDTEDVESIIITPFLPVVAFGRPLPKLTQQNFDLPWQRSRCRIEVPKKHTPHRTCRK, from the exons ATGACTATGAGATCCACTTTGTTTGCTAATGCAGGATTTAAGCTGGACACTGAGAGAATTGACTTTGACAAATCACAAGTTGGAAATGCAAATGTTGTGAACTCCATAACAATCAAGAGAGAAACCTGTGACTTTGTCATAGATGTCCATGACGTACACGGGGACATCCACAACACTGGAGGGGAGAACCTCAGCAAAACTAAGATCATAGACCAGAAATACATAATTCGGGCCCCAGTGGTGGCTGCACAAAATAAAGCAGGAGGGGCACTAGTTCAAGGTGACAATTGGGAAAGCACAGGGGTGCCGTCATCCTCTGTCAGACAAATGGGGGGTGAGGGAATCCCAATGAAAGGTAAACACTTTCTGAGTGATGGTATGGATAATAAAGAGTTGGTTTCAAACAATAACTCCAAGGATGCTGGTACTGATGAGAGCACCAGAGGGGTCTCCCCTGGAGGAGTTGTCAACACTGCATCCATTGAGTTCAGCACAGAGGGCAAGTGGAGGAACATCAGAAAAACCCCTGCCAACCCCCACACACAGGCCACCTGCCTCCGGCAGATTCTCCTCCTTCAGCTGGACTTGAttgaacaacagcaacaacagctgCAGTCCAAGGACAAGGAGATAGATGAGCTGAAAGCAGACAAGGAGACG TTGCTGGCGCGTATTGAGCGCATGGAGCGTCGCTTGCAGCTGACGAGGAAGGACCCACGTGATAAGCGCCTATTTCAGCCACTAGAGCCCTGGACCCCAGATAAAGAGGACCTGTGGGATCTAGAAGTGTGTGACAGCCCACAGACTCCCACCCCCAGGACAATCCCCTTCAGTCGAGGCGGCAAAGGCCTCAAGAG GAAATTTTGCTTCCTGGACTCAAAAATCCAGAAGTCACGAGGAGGGAAAGGCTCTAAGTTCACCTCCCCTAAGTCAGAGTGTGGAGCTGGCTCACCATATCAGAGGGAGCTGCGCAGTAAAGAGACCCCAGAGAAGATGGGGTTTGGTCGGTCACCGGTGGAGAGGGATACTCTGTACCCGAGCAAAGAGGACCCGGAGCGCACCGATCAGATGGAGGAGCTCCCTTTCATGTCTACTACTGAGATGTACCTGTGTCGCTGGCATCAGccgcccccctccccccaacGTGAGCCATCCCCATCCCCGAAGAAAGAGGAGGTTGTAGCCA TTCCATCCTGGAAGGAAAACAGTATGGAGCCCTTGGATGAGGAGGCTGCCAGTGACATcccagag ATGTTGGACGACAGTGTCTTTTTGAAGCGCCATGCAAAGCTGGAGTTGGATGAGAAGAGAAGAAAAAG ATGGGACATTCAGCGTATCCGTGAGCAGCGCATGTTTCAGCGCCTCCAGCAGCGCATGAACAAGAAGAAGGGGATCCAGGAGAGTGAGCCAGAGGTCTCCTCATTTTACCCGGACACTGAGGATG TCGAGTCCATAATCATCACCCCTTTCCTGCCTGTGGTGGCCTTTGGCCGGCCATTGCCGAAGCTTACTCAAca GAACTTTGACCTGCCTTGGCAGCGAAGCCGCTGCCGCATCGAGGTGCCCAAAAAACACACGCCACACCGTACCTGTCGGAAGTGA
- the LOC135524008 gene encoding male-specific lethal 1-like 1 isoform X3, whose amino-acid sequence MTMRSTLFANAGFKLDTERIDFDKSQVGNANVVNSITIKRETCDFVIDVHDVHGDIHNTGGENLSKTKIIDQKYIIRAPVVAAQNKAGGALVQGDNWESTGVPSSSVRQMGGEGIPMKGKHFLSDGMDNKELVSNNNSKDAGTDESTRGVSPGGVVNTASIEFSTEGKWRNIRKTPANPHTQATCLRQILLLQLDLIEQQQQQLQSKDKEIDELKADKETLLARIERMERRLQLTRKDPRDKRLFQPLEPWTPDKEDLWDLEVCDSPQTPTPRTIPFSRGGKGLKRKFCFLDSKIQKSRGGKGSKFTSPKSECGAGSPYQRELRSKETPEKMGFGRSPVERDTLYPSKEDPERTDQMEELPFMSTTEMYLCRWHQPPPSPQREPSPSPKKEEVVAIPSWKENSMEPLDEEAASDIPEMLDDSVFLKRHAKLELDEKRRKRWDIQRIREQRMFQRLQQRMNKKKGIQESEPEVSSFYPDTEDVESIIITPFLPVVAFGRPLPKLTQQWYHGAGGGAGRVSQKDLSSK is encoded by the exons ATGACTATGAGATCCACTTTGTTTGCTAATGCAGGATTTAAGCTGGACACTGAGAGAATTGACTTTGACAAATCACAAGTTGGAAATGCAAATGTTGTGAACTCCATAACAATCAAGAGAGAAACCTGTGACTTTGTCATAGATGTCCATGACGTACACGGGGACATCCACAACACTGGAGGGGAGAACCTCAGCAAAACTAAGATCATAGACCAGAAATACATAATTCGGGCCCCAGTGGTGGCTGCACAAAATAAAGCAGGAGGGGCACTAGTTCAAGGTGACAATTGGGAAAGCACAGGGGTGCCGTCATCCTCTGTCAGACAAATGGGGGGTGAGGGAATCCCAATGAAAGGTAAACACTTTCTGAGTGATGGTATGGATAATAAAGAGTTGGTTTCAAACAATAACTCCAAGGATGCTGGTACTGATGAGAGCACCAGAGGGGTCTCCCCTGGAGGAGTTGTCAACACTGCATCCATTGAGTTCAGCACAGAGGGCAAGTGGAGGAACATCAGAAAAACCCCTGCCAACCCCCACACACAGGCCACCTGCCTCCGGCAGATTCTCCTCCTTCAGCTGGACTTGAttgaacaacagcaacaacagctgCAGTCCAAGGACAAGGAGATAGATGAGCTGAAAGCAGACAAGGAGACG TTGCTGGCGCGTATTGAGCGCATGGAGCGTCGCTTGCAGCTGACGAGGAAGGACCCACGTGATAAGCGCCTATTTCAGCCACTAGAGCCCTGGACCCCAGATAAAGAGGACCTGTGGGATCTAGAAGTGTGTGACAGCCCACAGACTCCCACCCCCAGGACAATCCCCTTCAGTCGAGGCGGCAAAGGCCTCAAGAG GAAATTTTGCTTCCTGGACTCAAAAATCCAGAAGTCACGAGGAGGGAAAGGCTCTAAGTTCACCTCCCCTAAGTCAGAGTGTGGAGCTGGCTCACCATATCAGAGGGAGCTGCGCAGTAAAGAGACCCCAGAGAAGATGGGGTTTGGTCGGTCACCGGTGGAGAGGGATACTCTGTACCCGAGCAAAGAGGACCCGGAGCGCACCGATCAGATGGAGGAGCTCCCTTTCATGTCTACTACTGAGATGTACCTGTGTCGCTGGCATCAGccgcccccctccccccaacGTGAGCCATCCCCATCCCCGAAGAAAGAGGAGGTTGTAGCCA TTCCATCCTGGAAGGAAAACAGTATGGAGCCCTTGGATGAGGAGGCTGCCAGTGACATcccagag ATGTTGGACGACAGTGTCTTTTTGAAGCGCCATGCAAAGCTGGAGTTGGATGAGAAGAGAAGAAAAAG ATGGGACATTCAGCGTATCCGTGAGCAGCGCATGTTTCAGCGCCTCCAGCAGCGCATGAACAAGAAGAAGGGGATCCAGGAGAGTGAGCCAGAGGTCTCCTCATTTTACCCGGACACTGAGGATG TCGAGTCCATAATCATCACCCCTTTCCTGCCTGTGGTGGCCTTTGGCCGGCCATTGCCGAAGCTTACTCAAca ATGGTACCATGGTGCAGGTGGCGGGGCAGGGCGAGTTTCACAGAAAGACCTTTCATCAAAAT GA
- the LOC135524008 gene encoding male-specific lethal 1-like 1 isoform X1, translating into MTMRSTLFANAGFKLDTERIDFDKSQVGNANVVNSITIKRETCDFVIDVHDVHGDIHNTGGENLSKTKIIDQKYIIRAPVVAAQNKAGGALVQGDNWESTGVPSSSVRQMGGEGIPMKGKHFLSDGMDNKELVSNNNSKDAGTDESTRGVSPGGVVNTASIEFSTEGKWRNIRKTPANPHTQATCLRQILLLQLDLIEQQQQQLQSKDKEIDELKADKETLLARIERMERRLQLTRKDPRDKRLFQPLEPWTPDKEDLWDLEVCDSPQTPTPRTIPFSRGGKGLKRKFCFLDSKIQKSRGGKGSKFTSPKSECGAGSPYQRELRSKETPEKMGFGRSPVERDTLYPSKEDPERTDQMEELPFMSTTEMYLCRWHQPPPSPQREPSPSPKKEEVVAIPSWKENSMEPLDEEAASDIPEMLDDSVFLKRHAKLELDEKRRKRWDIQRIREQRMFQRLQQRMNKKKGIQESEPEVSSFYPDTEDVESIIITPFLPVVAFGRPLPKLTQQWYHGAGGGAGRVSQKDLSSKCKYLFFPQVCL; encoded by the exons ATGACTATGAGATCCACTTTGTTTGCTAATGCAGGATTTAAGCTGGACACTGAGAGAATTGACTTTGACAAATCACAAGTTGGAAATGCAAATGTTGTGAACTCCATAACAATCAAGAGAGAAACCTGTGACTTTGTCATAGATGTCCATGACGTACACGGGGACATCCACAACACTGGAGGGGAGAACCTCAGCAAAACTAAGATCATAGACCAGAAATACATAATTCGGGCCCCAGTGGTGGCTGCACAAAATAAAGCAGGAGGGGCACTAGTTCAAGGTGACAATTGGGAAAGCACAGGGGTGCCGTCATCCTCTGTCAGACAAATGGGGGGTGAGGGAATCCCAATGAAAGGTAAACACTTTCTGAGTGATGGTATGGATAATAAAGAGTTGGTTTCAAACAATAACTCCAAGGATGCTGGTACTGATGAGAGCACCAGAGGGGTCTCCCCTGGAGGAGTTGTCAACACTGCATCCATTGAGTTCAGCACAGAGGGCAAGTGGAGGAACATCAGAAAAACCCCTGCCAACCCCCACACACAGGCCACCTGCCTCCGGCAGATTCTCCTCCTTCAGCTGGACTTGAttgaacaacagcaacaacagctgCAGTCCAAGGACAAGGAGATAGATGAGCTGAAAGCAGACAAGGAGACG TTGCTGGCGCGTATTGAGCGCATGGAGCGTCGCTTGCAGCTGACGAGGAAGGACCCACGTGATAAGCGCCTATTTCAGCCACTAGAGCCCTGGACCCCAGATAAAGAGGACCTGTGGGATCTAGAAGTGTGTGACAGCCCACAGACTCCCACCCCCAGGACAATCCCCTTCAGTCGAGGCGGCAAAGGCCTCAAGAG GAAATTTTGCTTCCTGGACTCAAAAATCCAGAAGTCACGAGGAGGGAAAGGCTCTAAGTTCACCTCCCCTAAGTCAGAGTGTGGAGCTGGCTCACCATATCAGAGGGAGCTGCGCAGTAAAGAGACCCCAGAGAAGATGGGGTTTGGTCGGTCACCGGTGGAGAGGGATACTCTGTACCCGAGCAAAGAGGACCCGGAGCGCACCGATCAGATGGAGGAGCTCCCTTTCATGTCTACTACTGAGATGTACCTGTGTCGCTGGCATCAGccgcccccctccccccaacGTGAGCCATCCCCATCCCCGAAGAAAGAGGAGGTTGTAGCCA TTCCATCCTGGAAGGAAAACAGTATGGAGCCCTTGGATGAGGAGGCTGCCAGTGACATcccagag ATGTTGGACGACAGTGTCTTTTTGAAGCGCCATGCAAAGCTGGAGTTGGATGAGAAGAGAAGAAAAAG ATGGGACATTCAGCGTATCCGTGAGCAGCGCATGTTTCAGCGCCTCCAGCAGCGCATGAACAAGAAGAAGGGGATCCAGGAGAGTGAGCCAGAGGTCTCCTCATTTTACCCGGACACTGAGGATG TCGAGTCCATAATCATCACCCCTTTCCTGCCTGTGGTGGCCTTTGGCCGGCCATTGCCGAAGCTTACTCAAca ATGGTACCATGGTGCAGGTGGCGGGGCAGGGCGAGTTTCACAGAAAGACCTTTCATCAAAATGCAAGTATTTATTCTTCCCCCAAGTATGTCTTTAA
- the LOC135524009 gene encoding charged multivesicular body protein 2a — protein sequence MEFLFGKRKTPEEMLRQNQRALNRAMRDLDRERQRLEQQEKKIIADIKKMAKQGQMDAVKIMAKDLVRTRHYVKKFIMMRANIQAVSLKIQTLKSNNSMAQAMKGVTKAMATMNRQMKLPQIQKIMMEFERQSEIMDMKEEMMNDAIDDAMGDEDDEEESDAVVSQVLDELGLNLSDELSNLPSTGGSLSVAGGKKSEPQPALADADADLEERLNNLRRD from the exons ATGGAGTTCCTGTTTGGGAAGAGGAAGACCCCAGAGGAGATGCTGAGGCAGAACCAGAGGGCACTGAATCGAGCCATGAGAGATCTGGACAGAGAGCGACAAAGACTGGAGCAGCAGGAGAAGAAAATAATAGCTGACATTAAGAAAATGGCCAAACAAGGACAAATG GATGCTGTCAAGATCATGGCGAAGGACTTGGTTCGCACAAGGCACTATGTGAAGAAATTTATTATGATGAGGGCAAATATCCAGGCAGTCAGTCTGAAAATCCAGACTCTCAAGTCAAACAACAGCATGGCACAGGCAATGAAAGGAGTCACCAAAGCCATGGCTACcatgaacagacag ATGAAGTTGCCACAGATTCAGAAGATCATGATGGAGTTTGAAAGACAGAGTGAGATCATGGACATGAAAGAGGAGATGATGAATGATGCCATAGATGATGCCATgggtgatgaggatgatgaagaAGAGAG TGATGCTGTTGTGTCCCAAGTGTTGGACGAGCTGGGTCTCAATCTCTCTGACGAACTCTCAA ATCTGCCATCCACGGGAGGTAGCCTCTCAGTGGCAGGTGGGAAGAAATCTGAACCCCAGCCAGCTCTGGCAGATGCAGATGCTGACCTGGAGGAGAGACTGAATAACCTCAGGAGAGACTGA